One part of the Bacillus sp. FJAT-27916 genome encodes these proteins:
- a CDS encoding GAF domain-containing sensor histidine kinase, whose product MKRDIFLSELELLKGIAETLNEGTELKKMLGDCLRKLLQLTSLEAGWIFLINHEGSYELAAAESLPPALTNPQHHALTEGDCWCVNRFRNGTLTKASNIMECKRLENARNGNWGDTYGLVYHATVPLKAGEEQFGLLNVAVKNKETFEEHELALLESIAYQIGTALKRIHLTMKEQEIKIAEERNRLARDLHDSVNQMLYSINVTASAGNRLAKEEPIKEIMADIQKLSQHAQAEMKALIWQLRPAGLAEGLACSVKKYGEMLGLAVHVSVEGVSMLSSLQEETLWRIAQEAFHNTLKHSGERTVHVAFHFKPDSVEMMISDEGIGFNYTENACLPSLGLKSMEERVKSLHGKIAMNSKRGNGTTLVIELPI is encoded by the coding sequence ATGAAACGGGATATCTTTCTATCCGAACTGGAGCTATTAAAGGGGATTGCCGAAACATTGAATGAAGGCACTGAGCTAAAAAAAATGCTCGGAGATTGTTTGCGAAAGCTGCTCCAGCTGACCTCGCTTGAAGCAGGCTGGATCTTTCTGATTAATCACGAAGGAAGCTATGAGCTGGCTGCTGCCGAGTCGCTGCCTCCTGCTCTTACGAACCCGCAGCATCATGCGCTTACTGAGGGGGATTGCTGGTGTGTCAACCGGTTTCGAAATGGGACGTTAACAAAGGCATCTAATATAATGGAATGTAAGCGTCTGGAAAATGCCCGCAATGGGAACTGGGGCGATACATATGGACTTGTCTATCATGCAACGGTCCCTTTAAAGGCTGGCGAGGAACAATTCGGATTATTAAATGTCGCTGTGAAGAATAAAGAGACGTTTGAAGAGCACGAGCTTGCCCTCTTAGAATCTATTGCCTATCAAATCGGGACCGCCTTAAAACGGATTCATCTGACCATGAAGGAGCAGGAAATCAAAATTGCCGAAGAACGCAACCGCCTAGCGCGGGATTTGCATGATTCCGTCAATCAAATGCTCTACTCCATTAATGTGACCGCAAGCGCAGGGAATCGGTTAGCGAAGGAGGAGCCAATCAAGGAAATCATGGCAGATATCCAGAAATTATCCCAGCATGCCCAAGCAGAAATGAAAGCACTCATCTGGCAGCTGCGGCCAGCAGGATTGGCAGAAGGATTGGCTTGCTCAGTGAAGAAATATGGAGAAATGCTTGGTTTAGCCGTCCATGTATCCGTTGAGGGTGTTTCGATGCTTTCCTCCCTCCAGGAGGAGACCCTATGGCGGATTGCCCAGGAGGCCTTCCACAATACCTTAAAACATTCGGGAGAACGCACAGTCCATGTAGCATTTCACTTCAAACCTGATTCAGTAGAAATGATGATTTCAGATGAAGGCATTGGCTTTAATTATACGGAGAATGCCTGTTTACCCAGCCTCGGCCTGAAAAGCATGGAGGAAAGAGTAAAAAGCCTTCATGGAAAAATAGCGATGAACAGCAAACGGGGAAACGGCACCACTCTTGTAATAGAACTGCCCATTTAA